A region from the Deinococcus sp. KSM4-11 genome encodes:
- a CDS encoding GNAT family N-acetyltransferase, which produces MTLSAGYTLRPAGVPDAALIQAQRTAMFTEMGSDVAGLARVHEAGVAWHRRMLASGAYTGFLIESGGEVVAGAGLLWNDFPPNADTDSLVRAYLLNVYVDPEHRGHALARRLVEAALDECRARGVNIVTLTASDAGRPTYERLGFVPQAELKLLIPEVTA; this is translated from the coding sequence ATGACCCTTTCCGCCGGCTACACCCTGCGCCCCGCTGGCGTGCCGGACGCAGCCCTGATCCAGGCCCAGCGCACGGCGATGTTCACCGAGATGGGCAGTGACGTGGCCGGGCTCGCGCGCGTCCACGAGGCGGGCGTGGCGTGGCACCGCCGGATGCTGGCCAGCGGGGCGTACACCGGCTTCCTGATTGAGTCCGGGGGAGAGGTCGTGGCCGGAGCGGGCCTCCTGTGGAACGACTTCCCTCCGAACGCCGACACGGACTCGCTGGTGCGCGCTTACCTGCTGAACGTATATGTCGACCCCGAGCACCGGGGGCACGCGCTGGCCCGCCGGCTGGTGGAAGCCGCGCTGGACGAGTGCCGCGCGCGGGGCGTGAACATCGTCACCCTCACTGCCTCCGACGCCGGCCGGCCCACGTACGAACGCCTGGGCTTCGTGCCGCAGGCCGAGCTGAAACTCCTCATCCCGGAGGTGACCGCATGA
- a CDS encoding GNAT family N-acetyltransferase yields MTLTAALRPVNLGDIPAFHAVMMAAGMDPRSSWSRTTPLDLERSLFSPGAGGFLAVGGGEEAFGCVGYRPDSQDTLTLNKLATRPEARGTGLGRALVRQVEHVARAGGYGRVLLAVSLFNLDVLPFYEKLGYVVTDDTYAHANPSSPPPVVLVKPISGAPVRAEGSSPRSEDATQ; encoded by the coding sequence ATGACCCTCACTGCGGCGCTGCGCCCCGTGAACCTGGGCGACATCCCCGCCTTCCACGCCGTGATGATGGCCGCCGGCATGGATCCCCGCAGCAGCTGGAGCCGCACCACACCGCTGGATCTGGAGCGTTCGCTGTTCAGTCCCGGCGCGGGCGGCTTCCTGGCGGTCGGCGGTGGTGAGGAGGCCTTCGGCTGCGTCGGCTACCGCCCGGACAGCCAGGACACCCTGACCCTGAACAAGCTCGCCACCCGCCCCGAAGCGCGAGGCACCGGCCTGGGCCGCGCCCTGGTCCGGCAGGTCGAGCACGTGGCCCGGGCAGGCGGCTACGGGCGCGTGCTCCTCGCCGTCTCGCTGTTCAACCTCGACGTGCTGCCCTTCTACGAGAAGCTCGGTTATGTCGTCACGGACGACACCTACGCCCACGCGAATCCGTCCAGCCCGCCGCCCGTGGTGCTGGTCAAACCCATCTCTGGTGCCCCAGTCAGGGCCGAGGGGTCGTCACCACGATCCGAGGACGCCACCCAATGA
- the carB gene encoding carbamoyl-phosphate synthase large subunit has protein sequence MPKRTDLNTILILGSGPIQIGQAAEFDYSGTQALKALKKEGYRVVLVNSNPATIMTDPDLADATYLEPLTPAFVERVIAKEKPDALLPTLGGQTALNLAMDLHEQGVLEKYGVELIGAGVEAIKKGEDRELFQAAMKKIGVETARGKMMHSMDEAVEYQKEIGLPIVIRPSFTLGGTGGGIAHTYEDFLAITEGGLRDSPVTSVLLEESILGWKEYELEVMRDTADTVVIITSIENFDPMGVHTGDSITVAPAQTLSDVEYQRLRDQSLAIIREIGVDTGGSNIQFAVNPRDGRVIVIEMNPRVSRSSALASKATGFPIAKIAALLAVGYHLDELKNDITRITPASFEPSIDYVVTKIPRFAFEKFPGSSDALGTQMRSVGEVMAIGRTFKESLQKAMRSVESDVRGAFAAMSMDELRGLLYGNPRRLEAVLELLRRGESVGALFDATKIDPWFLGQLKEITDAEKELLDLGPIAEWKYELWREVKRLGFSDARIGEIVGLSELQVRDIRKAAKALPVYKTVDTCAAEFEAHTPYHYSTYEWEDEVTATEKPKVVILGSGPNRIGQGVEFDYATVHAVWALQEAGYETIMVNSNPETVSTDYDTADRLYFEPLTFEDVMNIVEHEKPVGVIVQLGGQTPLKLARRLAEAGAPIIGTSVDAIDEAEDRASFNALCERLGLPQPRGKVAQTPDQAAALATELGFPLMARPSYVLGGRAMRTVRSMDELTTYLSEVYAAVEGQPSILLDQFLEGALELDVDTLCDGHRAVVMGIMEHIEAAGIHSGDSACILPPVNLSADLLARVKADTERLALELGVRGLMNVQWAVKDDVAYILEANPRASRTVPFVSKAVNHPLAKSAARIAVGHTLDQIGVFETPTPQMYSVKEVHLPFLKFAGVIPTLGPEMKSTGESMGIDTDPYRAFYRAQIGAKSNVPTSGTALLLGDGLDDVAASLEGTGLTVIRTQDGDKLPDLLIDVTGSRLLRTALERGVPIVSTREAAEWTAKAIAAAKGAALGVTSLQEWVAD, from the coding sequence ATGCCCAAGCGTACTGACCTGAACACGATCCTTATCCTCGGCAGCGGGCCCATCCAGATCGGGCAGGCGGCCGAGTTCGACTATTCGGGCACGCAGGCCCTGAAGGCCCTCAAGAAGGAGGGCTACCGCGTGGTGCTGGTGAACTCCAACCCCGCGACGATCATGACCGATCCCGACCTGGCGGACGCGACGTACCTGGAGCCGCTGACGCCGGCGTTCGTGGAGCGCGTAATTGCCAAGGAGAAGCCCGATGCGCTGCTGCCCACGCTGGGCGGGCAGACGGCCCTGAACCTGGCGATGGATCTGCACGAGCAGGGTGTGCTGGAGAAGTACGGTGTGGAACTGATCGGCGCGGGCGTCGAGGCGATCAAGAAGGGAGAGGACCGCGAGCTGTTCCAGGCGGCCATGAAGAAGATCGGCGTGGAGACGGCGCGCGGGAAGATGATGCACTCCATGGACGAGGCGGTGGAGTACCAGAAGGAGATCGGCCTGCCCATCGTGATCCGGCCGAGCTTCACGCTGGGCGGCACTGGCGGCGGCATCGCGCACACCTACGAGGACTTCCTGGCGATCACAGAGGGTGGCCTGCGCGACAGCCCGGTGACCAGCGTGCTGCTGGAAGAAAGCATCCTGGGGTGGAAGGAGTACGAGCTGGAGGTCATGCGTGACACGGCCGACACGGTCGTGATCATCACCTCCATCGAGAACTTCGACCCGATGGGCGTGCACACCGGCGACTCGATCACCGTGGCTCCCGCGCAGACGCTGAGCGACGTGGAGTACCAGCGCCTGCGCGACCAGTCCCTGGCCATCATCCGGGAGATCGGGGTGGACACGGGCGGCAGCAACATCCAGTTCGCCGTGAACCCGCGGGACGGCCGCGTGATCGTGATCGAGATGAACCCCCGCGTGAGCCGCTCCTCTGCGCTGGCGAGCAAGGCCACCGGCTTCCCGATCGCGAAGATCGCCGCGCTGCTGGCAGTCGGGTACCACCTGGACGAACTGAAGAACGACATCACCCGCATTACCCCGGCGTCGTTCGAGCCGAGCATCGACTACGTGGTCACGAAGATCCCGCGCTTCGCGTTCGAGAAGTTCCCCGGCAGCAGCGACGCGCTGGGCACGCAGATGCGCTCGGTGGGCGAGGTCATGGCGATCGGCCGGACGTTCAAGGAATCCCTGCAGAAGGCCATGCGCTCGGTGGAGTCCGACGTGCGCGGCGCGTTCGCGGCCATGAGCATGGACGAGCTGCGCGGCCTGCTGTACGGCAATCCCCGCCGGCTGGAGGCTGTGCTGGAGCTTCTGCGCCGGGGCGAGAGCGTGGGGGCGCTGTTCGACGCCACGAAGATCGACCCGTGGTTCCTGGGGCAGCTCAAGGAGATCACGGACGCGGAGAAGGAACTCCTCGACCTCGGCCCGATTGCCGAGTGGAAGTACGAACTGTGGCGCGAGGTCAAACGCCTGGGCTTTTCTGACGCACGGATTGGCGAGATCGTCGGGCTGAGCGAGTTGCAGGTGCGCGACATCCGCAAGGCGGCCAAGGCGCTTCCGGTGTACAAGACGGTGGACACCTGCGCCGCCGAGTTCGAGGCGCACACGCCGTACCACTACTCCACCTACGAGTGGGAGGACGAAGTCACCGCTACCGAGAAACCCAAGGTCGTGATCCTGGGGAGCGGCCCCAACCGGATCGGGCAGGGCGTGGAGTTCGACTACGCCACCGTGCACGCCGTGTGGGCGCTGCAAGAAGCGGGGTACGAGACCATCATGGTCAACTCGAACCCCGAGACGGTCAGCACCGACTACGACACCGCCGACCGCCTGTACTTCGAGCCGCTGACCTTCGAGGACGTCATGAACATCGTCGAGCACGAGAAGCCGGTCGGCGTGATCGTGCAGCTCGGCGGGCAGACGCCGCTGAAACTCGCCCGCCGCCTCGCGGAAGCCGGAGCGCCCATTATCGGTACCAGCGTGGACGCCATCGACGAGGCCGAAGACCGCGCCTCCTTCAACGCCCTGTGCGAACGCCTGGGCCTGCCGCAACCCAGGGGCAAGGTCGCGCAGACGCCGGATCAGGCCGCCGCGCTCGCCACAGAACTCGGCTTTCCGCTGATGGCCCGGCCCAGCTACGTCCTCGGGGGCCGCGCCATGCGCACGGTGCGCAGCATGGACGAACTGACCACGTACCTGTCCGAGGTGTACGCCGCCGTCGAGGGACAGCCCAGCATCCTCCTCGACCAGTTCCTGGAAGGCGCGCTGGAACTCGACGTGGACACCCTCTGCGACGGCCACCGTGCCGTCGTCATGGGCATCATGGAGCACATCGAGGCCGCCGGCATCCACAGCGGCGACAGCGCGTGCATCCTCCCGCCCGTGAACCTGAGCGCTGACCTGCTGGCCCGCGTGAAAGCCGACACGGAACGCCTCGCGCTGGAACTCGGCGTGCGTGGCCTGATGAACGTCCAGTGGGCCGTCAAGGACGACGTCGCGTACATCCTGGAAGCCAACCCGCGCGCCAGCCGCACCGTTCCGTTCGTGTCCAAGGCCGTGAACCACCCGCTCGCCAAGAGCGCCGCGCGGATTGCCGTGGGGCACACCCTCGACCAGATCGGCGTGTTCGAGACGCCCACGCCGCAGATGTACTCCGTGAAGGAAGTGCACCTGCCGTTCCTGAAATTCGCGGGCGTGATCCCTACCCTCGGCCCCGAGATGAAGAGCACCGGCGAGAGCATGGGCATCGACACCGACCCGTACCGCGCGTTCTACCGCGCGCAGATCGGCGCGAAAAGCAACGTGCCCACCAGCGGCACCGCCCTGCTGCTCGGTGACGGCCTGGACGACGTGGCCGCCAGCCTGGAAGGCACTGGCCTGACCGTCATCCGCACCCAGGACGGCGACAAACTCCCTGACCTGCTGATCGACGTGACGGGCAGCCGCCTGCTGCGCACTGCGCTGGAACGTGGCGTGCCGATCGTCAGCACCCGCGAAGCCGCCGAGTGGACGGCCAAGGCTATCGCCGCCGCCAAAGGAGCAGCGCTGGGCGTGACGAGTTTGCAGGAGTGGGTCGCGGACTGA
- a CDS encoding MFS transporter, protein MMRSHHPLQVFLVMEAGLAFAFALAFTLQGVYFVQTVGLNPLELLLIGAALEGSAFVLEVPTGVLADVYSRRLSIVVGCALLGVGLLLVGAFPVFGVLLAAQVVSAAGYTCLSGAQEAWLADELGEEHLGSALLLGGQYGRVAGMVGVLGAAGLARWGGPAAAILAGGGAALLVGAYLALRMPERGFQPAPRKGRHTWASLRAPLVAGVRVVRGSALLTALIVAAALYGASTEAVDRLHEFLLIRGTGLPGGLSTSDWFVALSLMGAVLGWLLIEPLRRRVKLADARQVARTLRAVLAGSVVALLAFAWAPGFGWAVGALLLHGVLRGLYSPLYSAWLNQGLPPDSRATVNSFAAQADALGQVSFGPLFGLAGNVWGVRAALVLAALVRLPTLGLLARAGRAEDPSAESGRPA, encoded by the coding sequence ATGATGCGTTCCCATCACCCGTTGCAGGTTTTTCTGGTCATGGAGGCCGGTCTGGCCTTCGCCTTCGCCCTGGCGTTCACCTTGCAGGGCGTGTATTTCGTGCAGACGGTGGGCCTGAACCCGCTGGAACTGCTCTTGATCGGCGCGGCGCTGGAGGGCTCGGCGTTCGTGCTGGAGGTTCCCACGGGCGTCCTGGCAGACGTCTACTCGCGGCGGCTGTCGATCGTGGTGGGGTGTGCGCTGCTGGGCGTGGGACTGCTGCTGGTGGGGGCGTTTCCGGTGTTCGGCGTGCTGCTGGCCGCGCAGGTCGTGAGTGCGGCCGGCTACACCTGCCTGAGCGGCGCGCAGGAGGCGTGGCTGGCCGACGAGCTGGGCGAGGAGCATCTGGGCAGCGCGCTGCTGCTGGGCGGCCAGTACGGGCGCGTGGCAGGCATGGTCGGTGTGCTGGGCGCGGCCGGGCTGGCGCGCTGGGGCGGCCCCGCCGCCGCGATCCTGGCGGGTGGCGGGGCCGCGCTGCTGGTGGGAGCCTACCTGGCTCTGCGGATGCCCGAACGCGGGTTCCAACCTGCTCCGCGTAAGGGGCGTCACACCTGGGCGTCGCTGCGGGCTCCGCTGGTGGCCGGGGTTCGGGTGGTGCGGGGCAGCGCCCTGCTGACGGCGTTGATCGTGGCCGCCGCGCTGTACGGCGCGAGTACCGAGGCCGTCGACCGCCTGCACGAGTTCCTGCTGATCCGCGGTACCGGTCTGCCCGGCGGCCTGAGTACCTCCGACTGGTTCGTGGCCCTGAGCCTGATGGGCGCGGTGCTGGGGTGGCTGCTGATCGAGCCCCTGCGGCGGCGGGTGAAGCTCGCGGACGCGCGGCAGGTGGCGCGCACCCTGCGGGCCGTGCTGGCGGGTTCGGTGGTGGCCCTGCTGGCGTTCGCATGGGCGCCGGGTTTCGGCTGGGCTGTCGGGGCGCTGCTGCTTCACGGCGTGCTGCGAGGCCTGTACTCGCCGCTGTACAGCGCGTGGCTGAACCAGGGCCTCCCGCCAGACTCGCGGGCCACAGTGAATTCCTTCGCGGCGCAGGCCGACGCGCTGGGCCAGGTGAGTTTCGGGCCGCTCTTCGGACTGGCCGGGAATGTGTGGGGCGTGCGCGCCGCGCTGGTTCTGGCCGCGCTGGTGCGGCTGCCCACGCTGGGCCTGCTCGCGCGGGCTGGGCGGGCAGAAGACCCCAGCGCCGAGTCCGGTCGCCCCGCCTAG
- a CDS encoding EthD family reductase, whose translation MFKLTVLYGTPTDAVTFDTYYHGTHIPLVDKIPGLKRTEVARVVGTPDGSASPYHLLTELYFDDLAALQSGMGGPEGQAAAGDIPNFATGGVTLLVSEVLGR comes from the coding sequence ATGTTCAAGCTCACGGTTCTGTACGGCACCCCTACCGACGCCGTTACCTTCGACACGTACTACCACGGCACGCACATCCCGCTCGTCGACAAGATCCCCGGCCTGAAACGCACGGAGGTCGCGCGGGTGGTCGGCACTCCAGACGGCAGCGCCAGCCCCTACCACCTGCTCACGGAACTGTATTTCGACGATCTGGCCGCGTTGCAGAGCGGCATGGGTGGCCCCGAGGGGCAGGCCGCGGCCGGGGACATCCCGAATTTCGCCACCGGCGGGGTCACGCTGCTGGTGAGCGAGGTGCTGGGCCGTTAA
- a CDS encoding DinB family protein, translating to MNRADVDAIHAWLAGLSEAQVSRRPAPGVWSPKQVLGHLIDSACNNHARWARISGEDGLTFPTWNQNAWMAAEDWQGRPWTEVLSLWHAYNLHLAWFAQRLPEAAMTHTATVGTLNGGQPMTLAQLLTHYDTHLHKHLEQIRERVGP from the coding sequence GTGAACCGCGCCGACGTGGACGCCATTCACGCATGGCTGGCCGGACTGAGCGAGGCGCAGGTCAGCCGCCGCCCCGCGCCCGGCGTGTGGAGTCCCAAACAGGTGCTCGGCCACCTGATCGACAGCGCCTGCAACAACCACGCCCGCTGGGCACGCATCAGCGGCGAGGACGGCCTGACCTTCCCCACCTGGAACCAGAACGCCTGGATGGCCGCCGAGGACTGGCAGGGTCGGCCCTGGACGGAAGTGCTGTCCCTCTGGCACGCGTACAACCTGCACCTCGCATGGTTCGCCCAGCGGCTCCCGGAGGCCGCCATGACGCATACTGCCACGGTCGGCACGCTGAACGGCGGCCAGCCCATGACCCTGGCGCAGCTCCTCACGCACTACGACACGCACCTGCACAAGCACCTCGAGCAGATCCGCGAACGGGTGGGCCCATGA
- a CDS encoding pyridoxal phosphate-dependent aminotransferase has translation MPQLLPRALASQESVFARMSRLAAQHGAVNLGQGFPADTPPAFLLDAARRAVGTVDQYSAPAGLPALRDAVGADLGVDGADIVITTGATEALNVLALSLYGPGDEVLMLEPVFDVYIPQARLAGADAVTVPMTLDPVSGWSLDLKALGAAVTPRTRALLLNSPYNPTGTVFGAAQLDQIVVLAREHDLWIVSDEVYDELYFGERPVGLRTLAPERTFTVGSAGKRLEATGWRVGWIACPPGLSGMVAGIRQQGSFCSPTPLQAAVAAALPQARAEDFYAGLRAEYGARMNLLAGGLRDLGATVFTPRGTYFLTALHPQWSAELLVERAGVAVIPGEAFYAQHAVPPGLLRVAFCKSRDDIGRALDRLASSAALSIP, from the coding sequence ATGCCACAGCTACTGCCGCGCGCCCTTGCCTCACAGGAAAGTGTGTTCGCCCGCATGAGCCGCCTGGCCGCGCAGCACGGCGCGGTGAACCTCGGCCAGGGCTTCCCGGCCGACACGCCGCCTGCCTTCCTGCTGGACGCGGCCCGGCGCGCGGTGGGCACCGTGGATCAGTATTCGGCCCCGGCCGGGCTGCCCGCTCTGCGGGACGCCGTGGGCGCAGACCTGGGCGTGGACGGCGCCGACATCGTCATCACGACCGGCGCAACTGAGGCGCTGAATGTGCTGGCCCTGTCGCTGTACGGGCCGGGCGACGAAGTGCTGATGCTCGAACCCGTGTTCGACGTGTACATCCCGCAGGCGCGGCTGGCGGGCGCAGACGCGGTCACGGTGCCCATGACCCTCGATCCGGTGTCCGGGTGGTCGCTCGACCTGAAGGCGCTGGGAGCCGCCGTCACGCCGCGCACGCGGGCACTGCTGCTGAACAGCCCGTACAACCCGACCGGCACGGTCTTCGGCGCCGCGCAACTCGACCAGATCGTCGTCCTGGCCCGCGAGCACGACCTGTGGATCGTCAGCGACGAGGTGTACGACGAGCTGTACTTCGGCGAGCGGCCCGTGGGCCTGCGAACCCTCGCACCGGAACGGACGTTCACGGTCGGCAGCGCGGGCAAGCGGCTGGAAGCGACCGGCTGGCGGGTCGGCTGGATCGCGTGCCCGCCGGGGCTCTCTGGCATGGTCGCCGGCATCCGCCAGCAGGGCTCGTTCTGCTCGCCCACGCCACTTCAGGCGGCGGTGGCCGCCGCGCTGCCCCAGGCCCGCGCCGAGGACTTCTACGCGGGTCTGCGGGCCGAGTACGGGGCGCGCATGAACCTGCTCGCGGGCGGGCTGCGCGACCTGGGGGCCACGGTCTTCACGCCGCGCGGCACGTACTTCCTGACCGCCCTGCACCCGCAGTGGTCGGCCGAACTGCTGGTCGAGCGGGCGGGCGTGGCCGTGATACCCGGCGAGGCCTTCTACGCGCAGCACGCCGTTCCACCCGGACTGCTGCGCGTGGCCTTCTGCAAGTCCCGCGACGACATCGGGCGGGCGCTCGACCGGCTGGCGTCCAGCGCAGCACTTAGCATTCCTTGA
- a CDS encoding argininosuccinate synthase translates to MTNTEPTPTAKDKIVLAYSGGLDTSIILKWLQTERNYDVVCFTADLGQGDEVEEARVKALNTGAVAAYALDLREEFVRDYVFPMFRSSALYEGYYLLGTSIARPLIARKMVEIAEKEGAVAVSHGATGKGNDQVRFEMTAYALNPDIVTVAPWRDWEFQGRADLEVFAREHGIPVPTTKKDPWSTDANLLHISYEGGILEDPWAEPPAHMFKLTVDPTEAPSEPEYVEIEFEAGNPIAINGEKLSPAALLQRANELGGKHGVGRLDLVENRFVGMKSRGVYETPGGSVLYHARRAVESLTLDREVLHQRDALGPKYAELVYNGFWFAPEREALQVYFDHVASSVTGTARLKLYRGSVTVVGRKAPQSLYDKDLVSFEAGGDYNQHDAGAFIKLNALRMRVQARVKAKADAPTDQQPAKV, encoded by the coding sequence ATGACGAACACCGAGCCGACCCCAACCGCCAAAGACAAGATCGTCCTCGCGTACAGCGGCGGCCTGGACACCAGCATCATCCTCAAGTGGCTGCAGACCGAGCGCAATTACGACGTGGTGTGCTTCACCGCCGACCTGGGCCAGGGCGACGAGGTCGAGGAGGCCCGCGTGAAGGCGCTGAACACCGGGGCCGTGGCCGCCTACGCGCTGGATCTGCGCGAGGAATTCGTGCGCGACTACGTGTTCCCCATGTTCCGCTCCTCGGCGCTGTACGAGGGCTACTACCTGCTCGGCACCTCCATCGCCCGGCCCCTGATCGCCAGGAAGATGGTCGAGATCGCCGAGAAGGAAGGTGCGGTGGCCGTGTCACACGGCGCGACCGGCAAGGGCAACGATCAGGTGCGTTTCGAGATGACCGCCTACGCCCTGAACCCCGACATCGTGACGGTGGCTCCCTGGCGCGACTGGGAGTTCCAGGGCCGCGCAGATCTGGAAGTCTTTGCCCGCGAGCACGGCATTCCCGTGCCCACCACCAAGAAAGACCCCTGGAGCACCGACGCGAACCTGCTGCACATCAGCTACGAGGGCGGCATTCTCGAAGATCCGTGGGCCGAGCCGCCCGCGCACATGTTCAAACTGACCGTCGATCCGACCGAGGCTCCCAGTGAGCCCGAGTACGTGGAGATCGAGTTCGAGGCCGGGAATCCCATCGCCATTAACGGTGAGAAGCTGAGCCCCGCCGCACTGCTCCAGAGGGCCAATGAGCTGGGCGGGAAGCACGGCGTGGGACGGCTGGATCTGGTCGAGAACCGCTTCGTGGGCATGAAATCCCGTGGTGTGTACGAGACGCCCGGCGGCAGCGTGCTGTACCACGCGCGCCGCGCCGTGGAAAGCCTGACGCTCGACCGCGAGGTGCTGCACCAGCGCGACGCCCTGGGGCCGAAGTACGCGGAACTCGTGTACAACGGCTTCTGGTTCGCTCCCGAACGCGAGGCGCTGCAGGTCTACTTCGACCATGTGGCGTCCAGCGTGACCGGCACGGCCCGCCTGAAGCTGTACCGGGGGAGCGTCACCGTCGTGGGCCGCAAGGCCCCCCAGAGTCTGTACGACAAGGATCTCGTGTCCTTCGAGGCGGGCGGCGACTACAACCAGCACGACGCGGGCGCGTTCATCAAACTCAACGCCCTACGGATGCGCGTCCAGGCCCGCGTGAAGGCCAAGGCCGACGCGCCGACCGACCAGCAACCCGCGAAGGTCTGA
- a CDS encoding FUSC family protein, whose product MKRRDQESGVRSQLAGVARPFLTLGPAHRDHLPAGRIALGVAVPLVLLLGLGHLNLIVYAAFAAFTGIYARHEPLGTRLRHQVVSAALLLACLSAGWALAQAGTGPWGVALAGALAAGVGAVLAAALGLRPAGSLFFVFAVTTAASTPPPPFALALGVAAGSAALSVGLGVVGALFSERVRPNELAAPPPNRLSEEDLAWHGLRHLIAAGLGGVAGVLIGLGHTPWAMVAAVAPISAQDQRGRVQRALERMVGTLLGVLVAAPLLALGLPVWAKVVAVVLLQFLAELFAARNYSLTLLFVTPLALLLTTLGHPAPAGPILLARAVETVLGALIGLGVVLLVRSAAEQRAAA is encoded by the coding sequence ATGAAGCGGCGCGACCAGGAGTCGGGAGTGCGGAGTCAGCTGGCCGGTGTGGCGCGGCCTTTCCTGACGCTCGGCCCGGCGCACCGGGATCACCTGCCGGCCGGCCGGATCGCGCTGGGCGTGGCCGTGCCGCTGGTGCTGCTGCTCGGGCTGGGCCACCTGAACCTGATCGTGTACGCGGCCTTTGCGGCCTTCACGGGCATCTACGCCCGGCACGAGCCGCTGGGCACGCGGCTGCGGCACCAAGTGGTCAGCGCGGCGCTGCTGCTGGCCTGCCTGAGCGCCGGGTGGGCGCTGGCGCAGGCGGGCACCGGGCCGTGGGGCGTGGCGCTGGCCGGCGCGCTGGCGGCGGGTGTGGGTGCGGTGCTGGCGGCGGCGCTGGGATTGCGTCCGGCCGGATCGCTGTTCTTCGTGTTCGCGGTGACCACGGCGGCGAGCACGCCACCGCCGCCGTTTGCGCTGGCGCTGGGCGTCGCGGCGGGCAGCGCGGCCCTGTCGGTGGGACTGGGTGTGGTGGGCGCGCTGTTCTCCGAGCGGGTGCGGCCGAACGAACTGGCGGCCCCGCCTCCCAACCGCCTGAGCGAGGAGGATCTGGCATGGCACGGCCTGCGGCACCTGATCGCGGCCGGTCTGGGCGGCGTAGCGGGCGTGCTGATCGGCCTGGGGCACACGCCGTGGGCGATGGTGGCGGCGGTCGCGCCGATCTCCGCGCAGGATCAGCGCGGGCGGGTGCAGCGCGCGCTGGAACGCATGGTGGGCACCCTGCTGGGCGTGCTGGTGGCGGCGCCACTGCTTGCGCTGGGCCTGCCTGTCTGGGCGAAGGTGGTCGCGGTGGTGCTGCTGCAATTCCTGGCTGAGCTGTTCGCGGCGCGCAACTACAGCCTGACGCTGCTGTTCGTCACGCCGCTGGCCCTGCTGCTGACCACGCTGGGGCATCCGGCTCCGGCCGGGCCGATCCTGCTGGCCCGCGCGGTCGAGACGGTGCTGGGGGCACTGATCGGCCTGGGCGTGGTGCTGCTGGTGCGCTCGGCGGCCGAGCAGCGCGCAGCCGCTTAA
- a CDS encoding DinB family protein: MPTLAQIIADQRPYLQALTDVQASSRPGPEVWSAKQILGHLIDSGVNNHPRFVRVAAEDGLSLPGYDQNAWVAAGGYQERPWADVLGLWVAYQTQIAHVIDGLPAASLDHTLSLGGGDPVTLRHVADDYVRHQLHHLAQIPARVTP; the protein is encoded by the coding sequence GTGCCGACGCTCGCCCAGATCATCGCGGATCAGCGTCCTTACCTGCAGGCCCTGACGGACGTCCAGGCGTCCAGCCGGCCCGGGCCCGAAGTCTGGAGCGCCAAGCAGATCCTGGGCCACCTGATCGACAGCGGCGTGAACAACCACCCGCGCTTCGTTCGCGTGGCAGCCGAGGACGGTCTGAGCCTGCCCGGTTACGACCAGAACGCCTGGGTGGCCGCCGGTGGGTATCAGGAGCGCCCGTGGGCGGATGTCCTGGGCCTGTGGGTCGCCTATCAGACGCAGATCGCCCACGTCATCGACGGCTTGCCCGCCGCCAGCCTCGACCATACGCTGAGCCTAGGCGGCGGTGATCCGGTCACCCTGCGCCACGTTGCGGACGACTACGTGCGCCACCAGCTGCATCACCTGGCCCAGATTCCGGCGCGGGTGACCCCGTGA